The Bradyrhizobium sp. LLZ17 genomic sequence GCTTCGCTCGCGATGACGGAGAGGAGGGGGCTTCAGCGAATATAGCTCTCACCCTGATCGCGAAGACAGCCCCTCTCCCTGACCCTCTCCCCGTAAGGACGGGGAGAGGGAAAAGAGAGCCTGCCGTCTACGCCGCGAGCAGCTTCTGCAATGCCGCACCATCGGGGACACCGAGGCCGGAGCAGGCGTCCCAGCCGGGGCCGGCCTTGTACATGCCGTGCAGCGAGCCGGTGATGTCGTTGTTGCCGACGGTGACGTCGCGGAACACGCCTTGCTGGTGCGAGGCGTAGATCAGCGGGTTGATGAAGCCGACGGTTTTGCCGAATTTCTTGGTCGTGGCTTCGTTAATGCGGGCGATTAGTCCGGCCATCAAGGGCGCCACTGCGCTGGTGCCGCCGATCGTGGTGACGACTCCGTTCAGAAAGATCTGGTAGCCGGTCGCGGGATCGGCGTCGCCGGCAACATCGGGCACGCCACGGCCGCTCTGGTGCGTCGGCGATTTCGGCACATGAGCGTGGGCCTGGTATTTCGGCTGCGCGAACATGACGCTGACGCCGCCGCCGCCAGCGCCGCCCTGCAGCCCACCATTCCAGACCACCTCGTCGATGTGGCCGTTCGGCGCCTTCAGATTGGTGCCGCCGCAGGCGAGTGCGAACGGGCTGGACGCCGGGAAGTCGGCATGCGGCTTGCCGTCCCAGCCCTGGCCCATGTCGGCCGAGCCATTGTCGCCGGAGGCGACGCAGACGGTGACGCCCATCGCGGCGGCGTCCCGGATCGCCTCGTTCAGGCCGTCGATGAATTGCTGCGAGTTCTCCGGATCTTCCGGTCCGCCCCAGCTGATCGAGATCACCGAAGGCTTTCGCGCGGTGTCGTGGACCGCGGCCTTCACCGCATCGATGAAGCCGTTGGTGGTATTCGGCGCGAAATAGACCACAATTTTAGCGCCGGGCGCGATCGCACCGGCCACCTCGATGTCGAGCACGACTTCGCCGTCGGCATCGGAATGGCCGGGCTTGTTGGCGCCGCCGTCGACGCTTGCGGGGGCGATCTGCGGCATCGCGATTCCCGCCTTCTTGAAGAAGGTCTTCAGGTCGGCGGTCTTGTAGCCAGCGCCCGTGGGATGGCCCTTCTGGTCGATGTCGTTGAGTTCGATAATGGCGATGCACTGGCCGGCGCCGGTCTCGCCGCCGGGGAAATTGTAGAGCTGGGCGATCTGCTCGACCGAGAAGCTGCCGCCCTGCCCCGCGCGCGCGGTCGCACCCTTCGTCGCCGTCCTGCGGCGGAAGTGCGGCTGAGCCACGGGACGGTTGTCGAGGCCGTGCACGCCGACCACGATATCCTCGAGCTCGGGGGGTATCTGCACGCTGCCCTTGCGCATGCGATAGGTCGCCCCGTCGTGCCTGACGTTGTTGAGTTTGACGCCGAACGCCGCGCTCATCGCCTTCACCGTGCCGGTCAGCTTCACCGTACGGGAGGCCAGGTGCACGCTCTTGACGTTGAGTTCGTGCTGGTGCGCGAAATCGTCGATCTTGGCAACGTCGGCTGCATCGGCGCCCATCTCTTCGGCAAACTCGGCGCGGGAAAGATATTGTCGCTCCCGCGGCGGTTGTGCGCCAAGCGCCATCACCTTGTCGTCATCGGCACGTTTGGCGCGCAGGCGAACGCTGATCTCGATTTCCTGCTTGGGGTCGGCCGCGCCGACGAGCTTGGCGCCCTTCGGCAATTTCCGTGCGCTGTTCACCAGCGCGACACGCTTGGTTGGGCTTGCCATGACTTCCTCCGTTTGGTGATGGGAAAGACATTTTTTGGTATTCAACTATAGGTGTAATCCGAAGTCGCAATTGGTTCAGCGATTGGGCGATAATTTTTCAAGGAAGCGGCTGCTATATAGGCACAATCGTCGGCACGCTCGAATTGGCAAAGAATGGGTCAGCGGGTCGTACCATTCGAAATCGGGAAATTCGATTTAAGATTGCAACCGCAAGCCGGGCTCGGCCGACCAATGAACGATGTTGTCAAAAACAATTGGCGGAGACGATGCAATGCTGGCCGACCGCAAATGGGTTGAGAGAAATCTTGGGTTCGATCCGATCACGACACCGCCGCCGCGGCAAACCTTTGTCGTAAAGCGCATCGCGGACGCCGCCGTGACCAAGACCGCGAAGGTCACGGCGGAGGACTTCCAGCGCGAGATCATCGATTTCGATTCCGAATCGAGCGAAGGCCGCGAGTTCCTCGCCTTCTCGACCGCGACCGGGCTGTCGCGCTTCACCGACATCCCTGGCCCAAGGGATTGGCGCCGCAAACCGGGCCAAAGCCGAAAGGCAACGGCAACAGCCCGCTGCCGCACGCGGACGTGCTGGTCGTGACCTGGACCGTCGACGAAGGCCACGCGCTCAGCCGCGTGCTGACCCGGGCAAGGATCCGCGCAACGATTACGCCCCCTACACGCATAATTACGCGACCATCTCGCAGAAGATGCGGAACGGCTGTCCGGCCAAGGAGCTGAAACGGCTCGGCACCTACTGGACCACGACGATCGGCAAGAAGACGGTCGTGATCTTCAAATCCGACTCGCACATGTCGCAGGACGGCCCGCAATTGCCGAACATCGACGTGTGGCGCCAGATCATCACCGAGGTGCAACCGACGCTCGTCATCACCACGGGAACCGCCGGTGGCATCGGCAAGCAGGTTGAGGTCGGCGACGTCATCGTCAGCCCGATCGTCCGGTTCGACTGCCTGTCGAAGTTCAAGAAGCAGCCCTTCGCGCAGGAGCACTTCTCCAGCAAGTCGGCCAACACGACGAAATTCACGCAGGCCAAGACGCTGTTCAAGGCCAATGCCGGGCAATTGCCGAAGGACAACACGCGCGCGCCGAAGATTTTCGTCGTCAAGCCGAGCGGCCTGACGTCGTCCGTGGTTACCACCGACTTTTTCGGCTTCGACACCTCGGACGACCATTTCCGTCTTCAGGGCCTCGGCGACGTCTCGGAGATGGGCGACGCCATCCTCGGTCTGGTGGCGCAGGACATGGGTGCGAAGGCGCCGCGCTGGCTCGCGATCCGCAACGTCTCCGATCCGCAGATCAAGGCAGAGGGCACACTGAAACAGCAGGAGCAGGTCGCCGCCCAGATCTACAAGGGGTTCGGCCGCTGGAGCACGGTCTGTAGTGCCATCACCTGCTGGGCCAGCATCGCGGCGGAGCCTTAGAGCCGCAGCGAGACAAGGTCAGCCTCCCTTGCCGAAGCAGCTCGGGGTGTCTACCTCTCGCGGGTACTCGTGAGAGGGTGTTCCATGCTGGATGCCGCCGTGAAGGCGTTGTCGCAAATGATGTCGCCGCCGATGCGCTCGATCCTGTGGCGGTCGATCGGTGTCGCCTTGGTGCTGATTGTCGTGTTGGCGATCGGATTGCAGCGGCTGTTGAGCTGGTTTGCGACCTATGGCGAGGTCTGGCTCGAGGGCCTGCTCGGGCCAGGCTGGCACGCCTCGCTCGAGGTTCTGGCCTGGATCGTCTCGATCGCGGCGGGGCTTGGCGTCGTGTTCGGCAGTGTTTTCCTGATGCCCGCGATCACCTCGCTGGTGGCGAGCCTGTTCGTCGACGACGTCGCCGATATCGTCGAGCGCGAATATTATCCCGCCGAGCGGCCCGGCGTTGCGCTGCCCTTCAATCAGGCGATCTACGAGGGCGTCAAGGCCGCGCTGTTGACGATCGTGGTTTATCTGATCGCGCTGCCCTTCGTATTCCTGGCCGGCGCTGGCTTTCTGATCTTCTTCCTCGCGGCCGCCTGGCTGCTGGGCCGCGAATATTTCGAGCTCGCGGCAATGCGCTTCCGCTCGCCGCAGGAAGCCAAGGCGATGCGGCGCGACAACGCCGCGACCATCTTCACCGCCGGCCTGATCATCGCGGCCTTCGTCTCGATCCCGATCGTGAATTTGGCGACGCCGATCTTCGGCATGGCCTTCATGGTCCACATGCACAAGCGCCTGTCCGGATCGCGGCCCGAGCTGATCGAGCCGGCGCGGCAGATGCGATGAGCTCGCGTGCCGTCCAAGTCCGCTGAACCGTAGCCCGGGTGGAGCGTAGCGCAATCCGGGACGGTGCCCGATAGGTTGGCAGAACCCGGATTGCGCTCCGCTCCATCCGGGCTACGCAGATCCCTGGATCGTCACAGCCGCGTTGTGCGCAGCCGCAGCGCGTTGCCGACCACGCTCACCGAGGACAGCGCCATCGCGGCGGCGGCGATGATCGGCGACAGCAGCACGCCGAAGGCCGGATAGAGGATGCCGGCCGCGATCGGAATCCCCGCGGCATTGTAGATGAAGGCGAAGAACAGATTTTGGCGGATGTTGCTCATGGTCGCCTGCGACAGCTTCCGTGCGCGGACGATGCCGGTGAGATCGCCCTTGAGCAGGGTGACGCCGGCGCTCTCCATTGCCACGTCGGTGCCGGTGCCCATCGCGATGCCGACCTCGGCCGCCGCCAGCGCCGGCGCGTCGTTGACGCCGTCGCCGGCCATGGCGACGCTGCGGCCGGCCTTTTGCAGCTTGGTCACCACCGCGCTCTTCTGGTCCGGCAACACTTCGGCCTCGACATCGGCAATGCCGAGACGGCGCGCGACGGCATCCGCGGTCGTGCGGTTATCCCCGGTCAGCATGATCACCTTGATACCCTCGGCCGCAAGCGCCTTCAGCGCCTCCGGTGTCGAGACCTTGACCGGATCGGCGATCGCGAACAGGCCGGCGAGCGCGCCCTCGATGGCCATGTTGATGACGGTGGCGCCATCGCCGCGCAGGCGTTCGGCCTCGGCGTCGAGCGCCTTGGTCTC encodes the following:
- a CDS encoding protease pro-enzyme activation domain-containing protein, encoding MASPTKRVALVNSARKLPKGAKLVGAADPKQEIEISVRLRAKRADDDKVMALGAQPPRERQYLSRAEFAEEMGADAADVAKIDDFAHQHELNVKSVHLASRTVKLTGTVKAMSAAFGVKLNNVRHDGATYRMRKGSVQIPPELEDIVVGVHGLDNRPVAQPHFRRRTATKGATARAGQGGSFSVEQIAQLYNFPGGETGAGQCIAIIELNDIDQKGHPTGAGYKTADLKTFFKKAGIAMPQIAPASVDGGANKPGHSDADGEVVLDIEVAGAIAPGAKIVVYFAPNTTNGFIDAVKAAVHDTARKPSVISISWGGPEDPENSQQFIDGLNEAIRDAAAMGVTVCVASGDNGSADMGQGWDGKPHADFPASSPFALACGGTNLKAPNGHIDEVVWNGGLQGGAGGGGVSVMFAQPKYQAHAHVPKSPTHQSGRGVPDVAGDADPATGYQIFLNGVVTTIGGTSAVAPLMAGLIARINEATTKKFGKTVGFINPLIYASHQQGVFRDVTVGNNDITGSLHGMYKAGPGWDACSGLGVPDGAALQKLLAA
- a CDS encoding sulfate transporter family protein, translated to MLDAAVKALSQMMSPPMRSILWRSIGVALVLIVVLAIGLQRLLSWFATYGEVWLEGLLGPGWHASLEVLAWIVSIAAGLGVVFGSVFLMPAITSLVASLFVDDVADIVEREYYPAERPGVALPFNQAIYEGVKAALLTIVVYLIALPFVFLAGAGFLIFFLAAAWLLGREYFELAAMRFRSPQEAKAMRRDNAATIFTAGLIIAAFVSIPIVNLATPIFGMAFMVHMHKRLSGSRPELIEPARQMR